The following proteins come from a genomic window of Zingiber officinale cultivar Zhangliang unplaced genomic scaffold, Zo_v1.1 ctg167, whole genome shotgun sequence:
- the LOC122036521 gene encoding transcriptional corepressor LEUNIG-like has product MAKEWIGMTGTEQMPFATFSPATGCKRKFFLQLLVMGNNESHLVKSAVRRKGGKQIEKLFEVVDDASVDYLQAGQSRSRFGQRRCASGCGCEFLDVGETVTEFVVLIFFSCCGAIMWKGNWEADKALDTYIYDYLVRRNLLTTAEIFKEEGNVVTEALGIQNSIEEETNRRETKEEKKEQNLENNLPDNILSDWWSIFSDVFIARTNEDHSPVDSSLKGIHGTKAKDHQEQLQMQHLQIIPQEQTQLQQQGGIHPALIEMINATNTNEIPKTSLLDSKTYEEGVDQPQLMADTISTQFLDANRDTLLQSAAIHPGQLIQYNHINGSSDMQHIQGQNQYTPLHHSKGEASSSQRPLNVDPSTPQRSLNVDPSLFGRGILGAKSRTNGAVMNQGVSSLPLRGRPPKSGRPRKSTSSGAGYNSRTGTTATLSVTPPLSTPIIATASGASMANNLQNSNATFKSSTETLSITPPPSTPSHISGSGVSMDSNLQNSNAISKSLMMHGTDRTYGLAYFNQMDDCETFEDIIESFFSNSEDGREIFATTNMTTAHDTKSLNGVTLTESGHAHTSQSIVSCHFSSDGMWLASVGHDKKVIIWNMETLQTISSSDEHSKFATGVCFSPNSTLLASSSFDKTLRLWNASESSVNCLHTFSGHNAPVTSLDFHPQKSDLLCSCGNNRDIRYWSASHFLCTRSFMGATVGVKFQPRSGLFLAAAADNGITIFDAETTIRLHILQGHNKIESICWAANGDTLASVSKDMVKVWCLRTGSCIHEHKSKGERFSSCVFHPQSPQILVLGGNKTLKLWDVTENKSFTVPAHEDLVSSLAQSESTGLIASSSYDKSIKVWR; this is encoded by the exons ATGGCAAAAGAATGGATTGGAATGACTGGAACGGAACAAATGCCGTTTGCAACCTTTTCTCCGGCGACGGGTTGCAAGCGAAAATTTTTTCTCCAGTTGCTCGTGATGGGAAACAATGAGTCTCATTTGGTGAAGTCTGCGGTGCGCCGGAAAGGaggaaaacaaatagaaaaattgtttGAGGTGGTCGATGATGCTTCCGTCGACTATTTGCAAGCAGGCCAAAGTCGAAGTCGATTTGGACAGCGGCGTTGTGC CAGTGGATGCGGTTGCGAGTTTCTGGACGTAGGGGAAACCGTGACTGAGTTTGTGGTGTTGATTTTTTTCTCGTGTTGCGGCGCCATTATGTGGAAGGGGAACTGGGAAGCGGATAAGGC GCTTGATACTTATATCTATGATTACCTAGTGAGACGCAACTTACTGACCACGGCCGAAATTTTCAAGGAAGAAGGAAATGTTGTGACGGAAGCTTTGG GTATTCAGAATAGcatagaagaagaaacaaacagGAGAGAAACTAAGGAGGAgaaaaaagaacaaaacctag AAAATAATCTTCCAGACAATATCCTATCAGACTGGTGGTCTATATTTTCTGATGTTTTCATCGCTAGAACAAATGAAGATCATTCTCCAGTTGATTCATCACTAAAGGGG ATACACGGGACAAAAGCAAAAGATCATCAAGAGCAGTTACAGATGCAGCACTTACAGATCATACCACAAGAACAGACCCAACTGCAGCAACAAGGAGGCATTCATCCTGCTTTGATTGAGATGATAAATGCTACCAATACCAATGAGATTCCAAAAACTAGTTTATTGGATTCCAAAACATATGAAGAGGGGGTGGATCAGCCACAGTTAATGGCAGATACGATATCCACACAGTTTCTTGACGCTAACAGAGACACACTTTTACAATCTGCAGCCATCCATCCAGG GCAGCTTATCCAATACAATCACATTAATGGATCTTCTGATATGCAGCATATTCAAGGACAAAATCAATACACACCT TTGCATCACAGTAAGGGTGAGGCAAGTTCATCCCAAAGACCTTTGAATGTGGATCCCTCTACACCTCAAAGATCTCTGAATGTGGATCCTTCATTGTTTGGCCGTGGAATTCTGGGGGCAAAATCTCGAACAAATGGAGCTG TAATGAACCAAGGTGTCAGTAGTCTTCCACTTAGAGGGCGGCCACCAAAG AGTGGTAGGCCGAGAAAATCAACCTCTTCTGGAGCTGGATACAACAGTCGTACCGGAACTACTGCAACTCTTTCTGTTACCCCTCCTCTATCAACCCCTATTATCGCAACTGCTTCTGGAGCTTCCATGGCTAATAACTTACAAAACTCAAATGCTACTTTCAAAAGTTCGACGGAAACACTTTCTATTACCCCACCTCCATCAACTCCTAGTCATATATCTGGTTCTGGAGTTTCCATGGATAGTAACTTACAAAACTCAAATGCTATTTCCAAAAGTTTGATGATGCATGGAACAGATAGAACATATGGACTTGCCTATTTCAACCAAATG GATGATTGTGAGACTTTTGAAGACATTATTGAATCTTTTTTCTCCAATAGTGAAGATGGAAGGGAGATTTTTGCTACTACCAATATGACTACTGCACATGATACGAAATCTCTGAATG GAGTCACTCTCACTGAATCTGGTCATGCACATACCAGTCAAAGCATAGTTTCTTGTCACTTCTCTTCAGATGGAATGTGGCTTGCTAGTGTCGGACACGATAAAAAG GTTATCATCTGGAACATGGAGACATTGCAAACTATTAGCAGTTCTGATGAACACTCCAAATTTGCGACGGGTGTCTGTTTTAGCCCCAACTCAACTCTTCTGGCATCATCATCATTTGATAAAACTCTGCGACTATGGAATGCCTCTGAA TCTTCTGTCAACTGTTTACATACTTTCTCCGGGCACAATGCACCGGTAACATCACTCGACTTTCACCCCCAAAAGTCTGATCTTCTCTGCTCCTGCGGCAACAATCGTGATATTAGGTACTGGAGTGCCAGCCACTTTTTATGCACGAGGAGTTTCATG GGTGCTACCGTCGGAGTCAAGTTCCAGCCTAGAAGTGGCCTGTTCCTGGCTGCAGCAGCAGACAATGGCATTACCATTTTCGATGCTGAGACGACTATAAGACTTCACATTTTACAG GGTCATAATAAGATAGAGTCGATATGTTGGGCTGCAAATGGCGATACTCTTGCATCTGTAAGTAAGGACATGGTTAAAGTGTGGTGCTTGCGAACAGGGAGCTGCATCCATGAACACAAATCCAAGGGTGAAAGGTTCAGTTCATGCGTCTTCCATCCACAATCACCACAAATTTTGGTTCTGGGAGGCAATAAA ACACTGAAGCTCTGGGATGTGACTGAGAACAAGAGTTTCACTGTCCCTGCACATGAAGACCTTGTTTCCTCCTTAGCACAGTCGGAGTCAACAGGCCTGATCGCATCTTCTAGCTATGACAAATCTATCAAAGTATGGAGATAG
- the LOC122036511 gene encoding 40S ribosomal protein S17-like: MGRVRTKTVKKSSRQVIERYYSRMTLDFHTNKKILEEVAIIPSKRLRNKIAGFSTHLMRRIQRGPVRGISLKLQEEERERRMDFVPDESAIKVDRIEVDKETLDMLASLGMPDLPGVEKQAEASAPPTFPSRPGGGYGRRL, encoded by the coding sequence ATGGGTCGCGTCCGGACTAAGACGGTGAAGAAGTCCTCCCGACAAGTCATCGAGCGCTATTACTCGAGGATGACCCTCGACTTCCACACCAACAAGAAGATCCTGGAGGAGGTCGCCATCATCCCCTCGAAGCGGCTCCGCAACAAGATCGCCGGGTTCAGCACCCACCTCATGCGCCGGATCCAGCGTGGCCCCGTCCGCGGCATCTCCCTGAAGCTCCAGGAGGAGGAGCGCGAGCGCCGCATGGATTTCGTGCCCGACGAGTCCGCCATCAAGGTCGACCGCATCGAGGTCGACAAGGAGACCCTCGACATGCTCGCGTCGCTCGGCATGCCCGACCTCCCCGGCGTCGAGAAGCAGGCCGAGGCCTCCGCGCCGCCTACCTTCCCGTCTCGCCCTGGCGGTGGCTATGGCCGCAGACTATGA